A single region of the Acanthopagrus latus isolate v.2019 chromosome 11, fAcaLat1.1, whole genome shotgun sequence genome encodes:
- the uhmk1 gene encoding serine/threonine-protein kinase Kist, with the protein MAHCGSSAPNAKVQTPRPDSIMPSSGSVDQSMKPVLFEIFGEIWTVQSRLGQGVSASVYRVSSGRAATAAVKEFQADTQGGDYGYHKERSVLEDIQGHKNIVTLYGVFTNHSCMGVTTRCLLLELLDVSVSELLVRGSSGTQGGRPQQGHSMWLVQHCARDILEALSFLHREGYVHADLKPRNILWSADDECFKLIDFGLSFKEGNQDVKYIQTDGYRAPEAELQNSLAQAGVEMDVDSGCTSAVDLWSLGIILLEMFSGIKLKDTIRSQEWKDNCAAIVDHIFASNSLVCPAIPVYHLRDLIKSMLLNDPKQRCTAETALLSPFFSIPFAPHIEDLVLLPSPVLRLLNLIDDSHLHNDEEYEDILEDMKEECQKYGSVVSLLIPKENPGKGQVFVEYANASDSKEAQRLLTGRTFDGKFVVATFYPLSAYKRGYLYQTVQ; encoded by the exons atgGCTCACTGCGGCTCCTCCGCGCCGAACGCCAAGGTACAGACGCCACGTCCGGACAGCATCATGCCATCGTCGGGCAGCGTAGACCAGAGCATGAAGCCGGTGCTCTTCGAGATCTTCGGCGAGATATGGACCGTCCAGTCGCGGCTCGGTCAGGGGGTCTCGGCCTCGGTGTACCGGGTCAGCTCCGGCAGAGCCGCCACCGCCGCTGTGAAAGAGTTCCAGGCCGACACTCAGGGAGGGGACTACGGGTATCACAAGGAGAGGTCCGTGCTGGAGGACATCCAGGGACACAAAAACATCG TGACGCTGTACGGGGTGTTCACCAACCACAGCTGTATGGGTGTCACCACCCGCTGTCTTCTGCTGGAGCTCCTGGATGTGAGCGTGTCGGAGCTGCTGGTGAGAGGCAGCAGTGGTACCCAGGGTGGGAG ACCCCAGCAGGGCCACTCCATGTGGCTCGTCCAGCACTGTGCCAGAGACATCCTGGAGGCTCTCAGCTTCCTCCACAGGGAAGGTTACGTCCACGCTGACCTCAAGCCACGCAACATTCTCTGGAGCGCCGATGACGAGTGCTTCAAGCTCATCGACTTCGGCCTCAGCTTCAAAGAGGGGAACCAG GATGTCAAGTACATCCAGACAGATGGGTATCGCGCTCCGGAGGCGgagcttcagaacagcctcgcTCAGGCCGGCGTGGAGATGGACGTGGACTCAGGCTGCACGTCTGCCGTAGACCTGTGGAGCCTGGGAATCATCCTGTTGGAGATGTTCTCAGGAATCAAACTCAAAGACACCATCCGCTCGCAGGAGTGGAAG GATAACTGTGCTGCCATCGTAGATCACATCTTTGCCAGCAACAGTCTCGTGTGCCCTGCCATTCCCGTCTATCACCTCAGAGACCTTATCAAAAG catgCTTCTCAACGACCCAAAGCAAAGATGCACAGCTGAAACTGCCCTGCTGAGCCCATTCTTCAGTATTCCCTTTG cgccTCACATTGAAGACCTGGTCCTGCTGCCCTCTCCCGTCCTGCGTCTGCTCAACCTGATCGATGACAGCCATCTGCACAATGATGAAGAGTATGAAG ATATACTGGAGGACATGAAGGAAGAGTGCCAGAAGTACGGCTCAGTGGTTTCTCTGCTCATCCCCAAGGAGAACCCCGGGAAAGGACAG GTGTTTGTGGAGTACGCCAACGCCAGTGACTCCAAAGAGGCTCAGAGGCTGCTGACGGGCCGCACCTTTGATGGGAAGTTTGTCGTGGCCACCTTCTACCCCCTCAGCGCCTATAAAAGAGGGTACCTGTACCAGACTGTGCAGTGA